CCAGCAGCCCAACCCGTAGCCTTACAGCATACGACAGGGACAGAGGACACCGCCGCAATAGACGACTGGGCAAAGGCACCCAAGacagcacaaccaacagGTTTGCAGCCCTTGCAGAAGAGGATGACGCCACAGAAACGCCTACCCCAGTTTTCGATCTGGAAGCTGAGACGGAAGAAATCATCAAGACACAGAaggagagacttgacatACGCGCTAAGGTCCTCAGAACCTACGCAGAAGCAATAACAGCCTGCACGCGAAAATTCACCACGGGTTACGGACTACATATTGCCAATGAGTTTCAGAACACCCTCCTCCGACATTGGAACCAGGTTGTACGCGCAGAAGAACCGCTCATACCAGAAAATAAGAACAGCCCCGCTCCAAGCTCACTCACAGGGACAAACAAAGCTACGCCGCCAGCGCCGGACTCCAGAGAAAACACCAGAACCGACAAGTTGGTGAGCTTCGACAACATCGCGGAAAATGTCTCACGCCAGGCACCAGGGGATGTGCACGTGCAACcccaccgccgccaaaacaCAACTATTGCGGATCGCACCGATCGCAGGGTCCTTCTCCGCTTGAAGAGtggctcctccttcttcgagaAGGGCTTACAGATCCGCCTTGCACTAAAGGACAAGCTCGCTATTGCATCCCAGgacatccaagacatcaagccAACAAATACAGGATGGGCAATTGTGGCCCGGAACGAGAAAATTCAGCAGCTCATCCTGGAAAAGCAGAACGAATGGGGCCTATGTATCGACCTAGATATTGCAGAGAAACAAATCCCATGGCACACCTACCTGATCAAGAACTTCCCCAAGACTATCCACTCTTGGGACGGCACCCTTCTGGACTTCGAGACAACGATTGAAGAAGAGATTGAAGCCCAAACAGGGCAAAAGCCAGAACGATGGCATGTCTCACAAAAGCCCAATAATGAGGATCCGACCAGAGCAACACTGGTCATCTCATTCCTTAAGCCGCTGAACAGCAACTTCCGGCTACTCGGACAGGGAAACTACTCCTTTAAACTCACCAAACCAAAGAAACTGTCTCAGTGCACCCACTGTTGGAACTTTCACCCGCCAACTCGCTGCACCGCTACAAAAGTCTGTGTTCGCTGTGGCATCAAGGATAATGCGCACAGCGCTGACAGGTGCGACAATACGACAAAATGCGCGAACTGCTGTGGCGCACATGAAGCCAACTACGAGAACTGCTACGCCCGTCCACAGAAACTTCGCGGCAATTTCCAGAAACTCTCAAAGACTCAGCTTATCTACGCCAGGCAACTAGGACAAGAAGACTTCAAACGAAAGAACAATACACAGCAAACTGACAGTGACCAACCCCCCCTTGCTGAGGAGGGTGATGAAGACGCCCGCCCGCTACAGGATGCCGAGATGAGCGGCACAGAGCCAATTCAGACAACCCAGGCCCCAGAAACACACTCAGTAAATATTGTTGATCACGAAGAGAGAGAAGTAGGTACCCCacagtgtggtaaataatatGGCAATACAACAATATACCGCGGTACATACCATATAATATGCACCTTTCTGATATTGTAACAATACAATACGCGGTCTGCGAAACCCTCGCAATACCATATGAGGTTCGCGatattgtcacaatacaatatgAGACAAttcatattggcaatatattgtttatattgtTTGGTTCAGCCAAGGTAAGATTTAGTCGTTTTGCTCATAGTTACATAGAAGAAAACACGTAATGGACATCAACTTAACAATTGTATCGGGTAGGGCCGTTGACCTGCGCATGGCTGACACAaataacgccaccaaatgaaggTGTCGCCAGAAGCCCCTGAGTGCCGAGTATGTGCCAAGCTAGAGCTCGCCAGATCGCTAGCAGCTTTCAATTCCCCCTTTCATCGATGCAATCAAGTGGTTAGTTTCTTGGCAGGCTTACTGCGAAAATGCGCCCGGTGCGTCTATAAAAATCAATGCCTCAACAACGCCTGCATTTTTTGCAAACGGCGCAACGGAGAGGTTCGCCAATATCCGACGACCTTTCGGGGCCTTCTAGCCAACAGCTACATGACCCGGAGGAGAGCCAAACCTCTCAATGTCAATCGTCGCAACCTCGCACGGCATCTGCGTCCTCTTGCGCGAAGCCAAGAACGTCGTGGGTCTTCTCTCATATGCCAGACGAGGAGACAGAGACTAGGTACTACAATCAAAGGACTGGAAAAGAGGAATGGCGCTGCAAGTACTGTGAGAAAACATATTCCTGTTCTGGTGGAACTGGAGCTCCGGCCAAGCACCTAACTGACCCTCCTCCTGACGGTCACGGTCTCCCAAAAGGCGCTCCACGGACAGCTAAAATCAGAACCATACAAACTATTCTcgaacaagctcgtcttaCGGCTGAAGAAAATGCCCGAAAACGTCGTCGGCTCAACGATCAATACGGAGACTCGATCGACCCGGACCAGCTCGAAGTGTTGTACGTAAGGTTTATTACCgcctgttctcttccatttcggcttgTGGAATGCCCAGAATTCCGAGCCCTATTGGCCTACATCAATGCCGACATCGATACTTGGCTTCCAGACACGCACCAAACTGTCAAGACCTGGATTATGCGGCAGTATGAAgatcagaaggagaaggtcaagcagCGCATACAGTCCGCAAAGTCAAGGATTCACATCAGCTGCGACCTTTGGACTTCTCCCAACTCTTTGGCAATCTTAGGCGTAGTTGCTCACTATGTCACGGAAGACTgcaagctggaacaccaCACTTTGGCCTTAAAAGACATCGACAgtgagcatgatggttcTCACCTCGCCGCGGCAA
The DNA window shown above is from Pochonia chlamydosporia 170 chromosome Unknown PCv3seq00015, whole genome shotgun sequence and carries:
- a CDS encoding reverse transcriptase (similar to Metarhizium robertsii ARSEF 23 XP_007816557.1), coding for MAMVISQPATPERSAGAQLDQQYPDSVNFRARQQLLKTGPPVTLQPFQPTSSPTRSLTAYDRDRGHRRNRRLGKGTQDSTTNRFAALAEEDDATETPTPVFDLEAETEEIIKTQKERLDIRAKVLRTYAEAITACTRKFTTGYGLHIANEFQNTLLRHWNQVVRAEEPLIPENKNSPAPSSLTGTNKATPPAPDSRENTRTDKLVSFDNIAENVSRQAPGDVHVQPHRRQNTTIADRTDRRVLLRLKSGSSFFEKGLQIRLALKDKLAIASQDIQDIKPTNTGWAIVARNEKIQQLILEKQNEWGLCIDLDIAEKQIPWHTYLIKNFPKTIHSWDGTLLDFETTIEEEIEAQTGQKPERWHVSQKPNNEDPTRATLVISFLKPLNSNFRLLGQGNYSFKLTKPKKLSQCTHCWNFHPPTRCTATKVCVRCGIKDNAHSADRCDNTTKCANCCGAHEANYENCYARPQKLRGNFQKLSKTQLIYARQLGQEDFKRKNNTQQTDSDQPPLAEEGDEDARPLQDAEMSGTEPIQTTQAPETHSVNIVDHEEREVGTPQCGK